The Oxobacter pfennigii genome has a segment encoding these proteins:
- the rsmB gene encoding 16S rRNA (cytosine(967)-C(5))-methyltransferase RsmB, translated as MEKEANAREESLKMLIKIFNEGSYSNILMKNLGQKFTPLNRAFMTELIYGTVKWKLRIDYIISRLSSIKVDKIARPILNILRMGIYQIDFMDKVPNPAAVDECVKLSKKYGNAGSVKFVNAILRNYIRNHDSLVFPDKTKDRAKYLSVFYSYPEWIVKRLICELGDEFTEAFLRSSNDVPPLTIRINRLKTGKQRLIESLTGKGIEVREGKYVDDAINLKNVPGIGNLDEFKKGFLTVQDESSMLAVKVLDPKENEFIMDVCAAPGTKTTYIAELMNNKGKIYSADLKGNKLSLIEENAKRLGIGIIETHTKDAAEYDLKYEKKADRVLIDAPCSGFGIMRKKPEIRWNRENDDIDSIKNVQMSIIKTCSKYVKQGGILVYSTCTVLREENIELINLFLKENRDFKLISICDVLPENLMKESCKDGYIELYPNIDDIDGFFIAKLQRVD; from the coding sequence TTGGAAAAAGAAGCCAATGCAAGGGAAGAGTCGTTAAAAATGCTTATAAAAATATTTAATGAAGGCTCTTACTCAAATATCCTGATGAAAAATCTTGGCCAGAAATTTACCCCCTTAAACAGGGCCTTTATGACCGAACTTATTTATGGTACTGTTAAGTGGAAATTGAGAATAGATTATATAATAAGCCGGCTATCCTCTATAAAAGTGGATAAAATTGCCCGGCCTATTTTAAATATATTGAGAATGGGCATTTATCAGATAGATTTTATGGATAAGGTGCCAAATCCGGCTGCTGTGGATGAATGTGTAAAGCTGTCTAAAAAATACGGTAATGCAGGGTCAGTTAAATTTGTAAATGCAATATTGAGAAATTATATAAGAAATCATGATAGCCTTGTCTTTCCGGATAAAACAAAAGACAGGGCAAAATATTTGTCTGTTTTTTATTCCTATCCTGAATGGATAGTAAAGAGGCTGATATGTGAATTAGGAGATGAATTCACTGAAGCATTTTTGCGTTCCAGTAATGATGTGCCGCCTCTTACTATAAGAATAAACCGGCTTAAAACCGGCAAGCAAAGGCTCATTGAAAGCCTAACTGGTAAAGGGATTGAGGTAAGGGAAGGTAAATACGTTGATGATGCCATAAATTTAAAAAATGTACCCGGTATAGGCAATCTTGATGAGTTCAAGAAAGGCTTTCTCACAGTTCAGGATGAAAGTTCCATGCTGGCTGTAAAAGTACTTGACCCTAAGGAAAATGAGTTTATAATGGATGTCTGCGCTGCTCCCGGAACCAAAACCACATACATTGCCGAGCTTATGAACAACAAGGGAAAGATTTACTCGGCAGACCTTAAGGGAAATAAATTATCCCTCATCGAGGAAAATGCAAAACGCCTGGGAATAGGAATTATAGAAACCCATACAAAAGACGCAGCAGAGTATGACCTAAAATATGAGAAAAAAGCCGACAGAGTCCTCATAGATGCGCCTTGCTCAGGCTTTGGCATCATGAGAAAAAAACCGGAGATTAGATGGAATAGAGAAAATGATGATATTGATAGTATTAAGAACGTTCAGATGTCAATAATCAAAACATGCAGCAAATATGTAAAGCAGGGCGGCATTCTTGTTTACAGCACCTGTACTGTGCTGAGAGAAGAAAATATAGAATTAATCAATTTATTTTTAAAAGAAAACCGGGATTTCAAGCTGATAAGCATATGCGATGTATTACCGGAAAATTTGATGAAGGAAAGCTGCAAGGATGGATATATAGAGCTGTATCCTAATATTGATGATATAGACGGTTTTTTTATCGCCAAATTGCAAAGGGTGGATTGA
- the fmt gene encoding methionyl-tRNA formyltransferase, whose product MNIVFMGTPEFAVPTLEYLINEKYNILYAVTQPDKPRGRGNKVTYSPVKECALSNNIKVLQPQVIKNDEEFIEAVKKANPDYIVVVAFGQILPKEILDIPKYGCINVHASLLPKLRGAAPINWSIINGDSETGITTMMMDTGLDTGNMLVKEAIKIGEKENSGELHDRLKILGAQTLIKTLKRIESGEIKGIPQEHEKSTYAPMLNKETGKIDWNKGSVGIKNLVRGTNPWPVAYGILDGQKLKIWEVAAENLGNVDLAPGMVWKIDKSGIHVQCKNGGIILKEVQGENGKRTDAHAYTLGHTINIGARFL is encoded by the coding sequence ATGAACATAGTATTCATGGGCACCCCGGAATTTGCGGTGCCCACTTTGGAATATTTGATAAATGAAAAATATAATATATTATATGCAGTCACCCAGCCGGATAAACCGAGAGGAAGGGGCAACAAGGTCACATATTCTCCCGTAAAGGAGTGCGCTTTGTCAAACAACATCAAGGTTTTACAGCCCCAGGTAATAAAGAATGATGAAGAATTTATAGAGGCAGTTAAAAAGGCAAACCCGGATTACATAGTTGTTGTGGCTTTTGGACAAATACTTCCTAAAGAGATTCTTGATATACCCAAATACGGCTGTATTAACGTCCATGCATCTCTATTGCCTAAATTAAGAGGAGCTGCTCCCATAAACTGGAGCATAATAAATGGAGACAGTGAAACGGGCATAACCACAATGATGATGGATACCGGCTTGGATACCGGCAATATGCTCGTAAAAGAAGCTATTAAAATCGGAGAAAAGGAAAACTCAGGAGAGCTCCATGACAGGCTGAAAATATTGGGCGCTCAAACCTTGATAAAAACTTTGAAGCGAATAGAATCCGGAGAAATAAAAGGAATTCCCCAAGAACACGAAAAATCCACCTATGCCCCCATGTTAAATAAGGAAACGGGAAAAATAGACTGGAATAAAGGTTCAGTCGGCATAAAAAACCTTGTAAGAGGTACTAATCCCTGGCCCGTTGCCTATGGGATACTTGATGGACAAAAGCTAAAAATCTGGGAAGTTGCAGCTGAGAATTTAGGCAATGTTGATTTAGCTCCCGGTATGGTATGGAAAATAGACAAATCCGGAATTCATGTACAATGCAAAAACGGCGGAATTATCTTAAAAGAAGTGCAGGGTGAAAACGGAAAAAGGACTGATGCCCATGCGTATACATTAGGGCATACTATAAACATAGGTGCAAGATTCTTGTAA
- the rlmN gene encoding 23S rRNA (adenine(2503)-C(2))-methyltransferase RlmN — translation MKAAKKNLRDMTVSDLEGLCTEHEVQKFRARQVFKWLYKGIKSIDEMSDIPLDFRNILKESFYIGSIEIEKKFLSQKDGTVKYLLKLKDGNIIESVLMKYGFGISVCLSTQVGCRMGCSFCASTIGGLIRNLTPGEVIDEVLTMQEDCQERISNIVLMGSGEPFDNYANIIKFLKIVNDKDGLNIGMRHITLSTCGLVPEIIKLGDLNLQLTLAVSLHAPNDEIRREIMPVANKYAINDIIDACRYYINKTNRRITFEYSMIKGVNDGIDNAYELAELLKGLLCHVNLIPINEIEESKHKKSHMGRVNEFKKILENKGIEVTVRRELGADINAACGQLRKNYVSNNRGEARF, via the coding sequence ATGAAAGCAGCTAAAAAAAATCTGCGGGATATGACCGTATCTGACTTAGAAGGGTTATGCACAGAGCATGAGGTCCAGAAGTTCAGAGCCAGGCAGGTTTTTAAATGGTTATACAAAGGAATTAAATCGATAGATGAGATGTCGGATATTCCTCTTGATTTCAGAAACATACTTAAAGAATCCTTTTATATAGGAAGCATTGAAATCGAGAAGAAATTTTTGTCTCAAAAAGACGGTACCGTTAAATATCTTTTAAAGCTTAAAGACGGAAACATAATAGAGAGCGTGCTCATGAAGTATGGCTTCGGAATAAGCGTATGCCTTTCAACCCAGGTGGGCTGCCGGATGGGGTGTAGTTTTTGTGCCTCCACCATAGGAGGGCTTATAAGAAACCTTACACCGGGAGAAGTAATAGACGAGGTTTTAACCATGCAGGAGGACTGTCAGGAGAGGATTTCAAACATTGTCCTTATGGGAAGCGGAGAACCCTTTGATAATTATGCTAATATAATCAAGTTCTTAAAGATTGTCAACGACAAAGACGGCTTGAATATCGGAATGAGGCATATAACCCTTTCAACCTGCGGTCTGGTTCCCGAGATTATTAAGCTCGGAGATTTGAATCTTCAGTTGACATTGGCTGTGTCTCTCCATGCGCCTAATGATGAAATCAGAAGAGAAATAATGCCTGTTGCAAACAAATACGCCATTAATGATATAATAGATGCATGCAGATATTACATAAACAAGACCAACAGAAGGATAACTTTCGAATATTCAATGATAAAGGGTGTAAATGACGGCATTGATAACGCCTATGAACTGGCAGAATTATTAAAAGGATTGTTATGCCATGTCAACCTTATACCCATAAATGAAATTGAAGAAAGCAAGCATAAGAAGTCCCATATGGGAAGAGTAAATGAATTTAAAAAAATATTGGAGAATAAGGGCATAGAGGTTACAGTCCGCAGAGAGCTGGGTGCAGATATAAATGCAGCCTGCGGGCAGCTGAGAAAAAATTATGTAAGCAATAATAGAGGTGAAGCCCGCTTTTAA
- a CDS encoding zinc metallopeptidase, with protein sequence MFYPYGYGFDSTFIILLPAILIAFYAQIRIKSTFNKYSEVRSLKGITAAQAARHLLNKAGLDDVPVEMVGGNLTDHYDPRTRVLRLSQSVYNSTSVAAIGVAAHEAGHAVQHDNSYWPLIFRNSLVPVANFGSNAAWLLVFLAFFTGYYGLIDIGIILFSAAVLFQIVTLPVEFNASSRAINLLESEGILYDDELVSARKVLSAAALTYIAAMLVSVAQLLRLIAIGRRRK encoded by the coding sequence ATGTTTTATCCATACGGATATGGTTTTGACTCAACCTTTATTATATTGCTGCCGGCGATATTAATTGCGTTTTACGCTCAGATAAGGATAAAATCTACATTTAATAAATATTCTGAAGTGAGAAGCCTAAAAGGCATAACAGCTGCCCAGGCGGCAAGACATCTTCTAAATAAGGCCGGCCTTGACGATGTACCTGTTGAGATGGTCGGCGGAAATCTGACAGACCATTATGACCCAAGAACAAGGGTTTTAAGATTGTCTCAGTCAGTGTACAACAGCACATCGGTGGCAGCCATCGGCGTTGCCGCCCATGAAGCAGGCCATGCAGTACAGCATGATAACAGCTATTGGCCGCTAATATTCAGAAACAGCCTTGTTCCTGTCGCTAATTTCGGGTCAAATGCTGCCTGGCTGTTGGTATTCCTTGCATTTTTTACAGGCTACTATGGTTTGATTGACATTGGAATTATATTATTTTCAGCAGCAGTTCTTTTTCAGATAGTAACTCTTCCCGTTGAATTCAATGCCAGCTCTCGTGCTATTAATCTTTTGGAGTCAGAGGGAATACTTTACGATGATGAATTGGTATCTGCAAGAAAGGTGTTGTCGGCTGCAGCCTTAACTTATATAGCTGCCATGCTGGTTTCGGTAGCACAGCTATTAAGGCTTATCGCCATAGGCAGAAGGCGCAAATAA
- the coaBC gene encoding bifunctional phosphopantothenoylcysteine decarboxylase/phosphopantothenate--cysteine ligase CoaBC, which yields MLSGKNIVLGVSGGIAAYKALDIVSKLKKLNANVDVIMTSSAAEFIKPLSFQALSQNPVIIDMFEEPKQWEIQHISLAKKADIFVIAPATANIIGKVANGIADDMLSTTVMATKAPVLLAPAMNTNMYESPIVKDNIHKLKKYGYLFIEPASGRLACGDVGKGKLPDVSDIVDEISLILYSNKDYNGKTVLVTAGPTQEEIDPVRYISNHSSGKMGYAIAEAARNRGAEVILVTGPVALIPPRYVQIINVTSNADMYNAVMDVYDRCDIIIKAAAVADYKPAEAFKHKIKKTDEDLNLSLKKNIDILKELGKIKGSKILVGFAAETDDLINNAKTKIEKKNLDMIVANDVTVEGSGFKADENLASIIKRDGEILSLNKMSKSELAHKILDIVKTIN from the coding sequence ATGTTAAGCGGGAAGAATATCGTTTTAGGTGTAAGCGGCGGTATCGCAGCTTACAAGGCTTTAGATATTGTAAGCAAGCTAAAAAAGCTTAATGCCAATGTAGACGTAATCATGACATCTTCTGCAGCAGAATTCATAAAACCTTTAAGCTTTCAGGCTTTGTCTCAAAATCCTGTTATAATTGATATGTTTGAAGAACCCAAGCAATGGGAAATTCAGCATATTTCTCTTGCTAAAAAAGCAGATATTTTTGTTATTGCTCCAGCTACAGCTAACATCATAGGAAAGGTTGCAAACGGTATAGCCGACGACATGCTGTCTACAACAGTCATGGCTACAAAAGCACCGGTTTTGTTAGCACCTGCCATGAATACCAATATGTATGAAAGTCCCATCGTAAAGGATAATATACATAAATTAAAAAAGTATGGCTATCTCTTTATAGAGCCTGCTTCAGGGCGATTGGCCTGCGGGGATGTGGGCAAGGGAAAGCTTCCGGATGTAAGTGATATAGTGGACGAAATAAGCCTGATACTATATTCAAACAAGGATTACAATGGCAAAACAGTCCTTGTTACTGCAGGTCCAACCCAGGAAGAGATTGATCCAGTAAGGTATATATCAAATCATTCATCAGGCAAAATGGGATATGCAATTGCCGAAGCTGCAAGAAACAGGGGAGCAGAGGTCATACTTGTGACCGGACCTGTTGCTTTAATTCCTCCCCGGTATGTCCAAATAATAAATGTGACTTCCAATGCTGACATGTATAATGCCGTTATGGATGTTTATGACAGATGTGATATTATTATAAAAGCAGCGGCAGTTGCCGACTATAAACCGGCAGAAGCATTCAAGCATAAAATTAAAAAGACTGATGAAGACCTTAACCTTTCTTTAAAGAAAAATATAGATATATTAAAAGAGCTTGGTAAAATAAAGGGCAGCAAAATCCTCGTGGGTTTTGCAGCAGAAACCGATGACCTTATAAACAATGCCAAGACAAAAATAGAGAAAAAGAACCTGGATATGATAGTTGCAAATGATGTAACTGTCGAAGGTTCAGGCTTTAAAGCCGATGAAAATTTAGCATCCATAATTAAAAGAGACGGGGAAATATTGTCGCTGAACAAAATGAGCAAGTCAGAACTAGCTCATAAAATTCTGGATATAGTTAAAACCATCAATTAA
- the rpoZ gene encoding DNA-directed RNA polymerase subunit omega, giving the protein MSNSMINPSIVSLLEKVDNRYSLVVVAAKRARQLIAGEKQLVDVDSSKPVTVAINEIIQDKVSYEKIKTGIK; this is encoded by the coding sequence ATGAGCAATTCTATGATTAATCCGTCCATAGTTTCACTTTTGGAAAAGGTTGATAATAGATATAGTCTGGTAGTCGTTGCTGCCAAAAGAGCCCGTCAGCTTATTGCCGGAGAAAAACAGCTTGTTGATGTAGATTCCAGCAAGCCCGTTACAGTAGCTATAAACGAAATCATCCAAGATAAAGTTAGCTATGAAAAGATAAAGACAGGGATAAAGTAA
- the remA gene encoding extracellular matrix/biofilm regulator RemA, translating to MGIKLINIGFGNIVSANRLIAIVSPESAPIKRIIQEARDRGMLIDATYGRRTRAVIITDSDHIILSAVQPETVAHRLSSKDTVDDVNEDEE from the coding sequence ATGGGAATTAAACTAATCAATATTGGCTTTGGTAATATTGTATCGGCAAATCGTCTTATTGCTATAGTAAGCCCCGAATCAGCTCCCATAAAGAGAATAATACAGGAAGCAAGAGACAGGGGAATGTTAATCGATGCCACCTATGGCAGAAGAACAAGGGCGGTTATCATAACCGACAGCGATCATATAATTTTATCTGCTGTTCAGCCTGAGACTGTTGCCCACAGACTGTCATCCAAAGATACTGTTGACGACGTGAACGAAGACGAAGAATAA
- a CDS encoding YicC/YloC family endoribonuclease produces the protein MLKSMTGFGRGEHEELGRSFTVEIKTVNHRYTDVSIKMPRQLSYLEDKIRKYVLGSISRGKIDVFITQDKYSEEDINIVLDDVLASSYIKALHTLRDKFELTDDISVSMVARFPDIINVTKAEEDKEQIWNTLFAAIESSMGNLMEMRTAEGEKLSQDISTRGKYIKSVVSKIEERSPVVVQEYKIKLEDRIKEVAKDVTADENRVAFEVALFADRCSIAEEVVRLYSHIDQLEDIIKQKEPVGRKLDFLVQEMNREINTIGSKANDVTIARYVVDVKSEIEKIREQIQNIE, from the coding sequence ATGTTAAAGAGTATGACAGGCTTTGGAAGGGGAGAGCATGAAGAGCTGGGACGCAGTTTTACCGTAGAAATCAAAACTGTAAATCACAGGTATACTGACGTCAGCATAAAAATGCCCCGGCAATTATCCTATCTGGAAGACAAAATACGCAAATACGTTTTAGGTTCAATTTCCAGAGGAAAAATCGATGTATTTATCACACAGGACAAGTACAGTGAAGAGGATATAAACATTGTCCTGGATGATGTTCTTGCTTCATCATATATCAAAGCTCTGCATACCTTAAGAGATAAATTTGAGTTAACTGACGATATATCAGTTTCAATGGTGGCAAGATTTCCGGACATAATAAACGTTACAAAGGCAGAGGAAGATAAAGAACAGATATGGAATACCCTTTTTGCTGCTATTGAGAGCTCAATGGGCAATCTTATGGAAATGAGAACCGCTGAAGGAGAGAAACTGTCCCAGGATATAAGCACCAGGGGAAAATATATAAAATCAGTTGTCAGCAAAATTGAAGAGAGATCCCCTGTTGTGGTTCAGGAATATAAGATAAAGCTTGAGGACAGGATAAAGGAAGTTGCTAAAGATGTTACCGCAGATGAAAACAGAGTGGCTTTTGAGGTGGCACTTTTCGCTGACAGATGCAGCATTGCTGAAGAGGTGGTGAGATTATACAGCCACATTGACCAGCTTGAGGACATAATAAAGCAAAAAGAACCTGTAGGCAGAAAACTGGATTTTCTGGTACAGGAAATGAACAGAGAAATCAATACCATTGGCTCAAAAGCTAACGATGTTACAATTGCAAGATATGTAGTGGATGTAAAAAGCGAGATAGAAAAAATAAGGGAACAAATTCAGAATATAGAATAA
- the gmk gene encoding guanylate kinase has product MVDKGLLIVISGPSGAGKGTLCKALLNKRCDLSISVSMTTRSPRAGEVEGRNYFFVDKDKFESMIEKNGFLEYACVYDNYYGTPREYVENLVNSGKDVILEIDIQGALKVKEVYPEGVFIFILPPSMEELKNRIKKRGSETEESLILRFKSAYKELNYVSKYNYVVINDTVDNSVEKLHSIIIAEKCRVDRYKDSILNSKEGLLHEQFYD; this is encoded by the coding sequence ATGGTTGATAAGGGATTACTAATTGTTATATCAGGACCTTCAGGAGCGGGAAAGGGTACGTTATGCAAGGCATTATTGAACAAGCGCTGTGATTTAAGCATTTCAGTATCCATGACTACAAGGTCACCCAGAGCAGGTGAAGTAGAAGGCAGGAATTATTTTTTTGTAGATAAAGATAAATTTGAAAGCATGATTGAAAAGAACGGCTTTTTGGAATATGCGTGTGTGTATGATAATTATTACGGTACTCCGAGGGAATATGTTGAAAATCTCGTAAACAGCGGAAAAGATGTTATACTGGAGATTGATATTCAAGGAGCACTGAAGGTGAAGGAGGTTTATCCTGAAGGGGTATTCATCTTTATATTGCCGCCGTCTATGGAAGAATTGAAGAACAGGATTAAAAAAAGAGGTTCGGAGACAGAAGAATCCCTGATTTTAAGATTCAAATCTGCGTATAAAGAGCTTAACTATGTATCAAAGTATAATTATGTGGTTATAAATGATACTGTCGATAATTCTGTAGAAAAGCTTCATAGCATCATCATAGCAGAAAAATGCAGGGTAGACAGATACAAGGACAGTATATTAAATAGCAAGGAGGGTTTATTGCATGAGCAATTCTATGATTAA
- the def gene encoding peptide deformylase produces the protein MAIRIIRKIDDEVLRKKSKIVDKVDGRINTLLDDMAETMYHAEGVGLAAPQIGILRRAVVIDVGEGIIKLVNPEIIESSGEQTEVEGCLSIPNVRGEVIRPLNVTVKALNEKGEEIEIKAAGLLAIALCHEIDHLDGVLFVDKVTKLVE, from the coding sequence ATGGCAATAAGAATTATAAGAAAAATAGACGATGAGGTTTTGAGGAAAAAAAGCAAAATCGTAGATAAAGTTGATGGGAGAATAAATACATTATTAGACGATATGGCAGAAACCATGTACCATGCCGAAGGAGTAGGCCTTGCCGCTCCACAGATTGGAATTTTAAGAAGAGCCGTTGTAATAGATGTGGGGGAAGGCATTATAAAGCTTGTAAATCCTGAAATAATAGAATCATCGGGAGAACAGACTGAAGTGGAAGGCTGCCTTAGCATACCCAATGTCCGCGGAGAGGTTATAAGGCCATTGAATGTAACAGTTAAAGCATTAAATGAAAAAGGCGAGGAAATAGAGATAAAGGCAGCGGGACTATTGGCCATAGCTCTTTGTCACGAAATAGACCATTTGGATGGAGTTCTCTTCGTTGATAAAGTAACAAAACTTGTTGAGTAA
- the priA gene encoding primosomal protein N' has product MPSFAEVAVQGFLKGDELSLFDYLIPEIYEKKLKIGMRVIVPFGQRRLEGYVVNIKIHTDIPMDKIRPVEYIPDEEEIFSSNQILLSKWISEEYLCSVADSLKLVIPPQMVLKESKTLILNEIDEDTINTLGDNEKRIVKAIIHNGYTIDLNFLKKSFNWKTDTAIKSLLKSGIISLESNMHANIKDKTYETIMISISEAEAKLLLNSLENSNKLKSQRNIIKVLLNKGSIAKKELTDNYGLSISSINTLVKKGILKKEKIKINRDPYEGVNFPQRAKPNLTYEQNAVIGKILSQYKNYEFSAHMIQGVTGSGKTEVYMRLIEHIIKNGRQAIMLVPEISLTPQTIERFKGRFERVAVMHSRLSAGERYDEWMRIKNNEVDVVVGARSAVFSPLKNLGIIIIDEEHEYSYKSDKTPKYHAREVAYKRCQIENAMLVLGSATPSIETYYEALQGKYSLCKMDNRVDNRKMPQIHIADMREEITSGNRTIFSKLLYTSIEEALEKKEQIILFLNRRGFSTFVSCRKCGHVMKCKRCDVSLTYHIDNGMLNCHYCGYTAKSPEVCPSCGSKYIKHFGLGTQKIESEVKKYFPSARVLRMDMDTTARKGAHEKIYQGFKNQQADILIGTQMVSKGLDFPGVTLVGIIAADMTLNIPDYKSCERTFQLITQVSGRAGRGLKEGKVVVQTYNPEHYSIQAAIGNDYSEFYKKEIIIRETFLYPPYSELINIVVASKDEKQAKETMGEIAAKLTDFLRDNPKINILGPSPAPISKVNMFYRWQTIIKGKMDNKLKYNIKSIINSLNIKKGDVRVNIDVNPVSIA; this is encoded by the coding sequence ATGCCATCATTTGCAGAAGTAGCGGTTCAGGGCTTTTTAAAGGGCGACGAATTAAGCCTCTTTGATTATTTGATACCTGAAATATATGAAAAAAAACTAAAAATCGGAATGAGGGTAATAGTTCCCTTTGGTCAAAGAAGACTGGAAGGCTATGTGGTAAATATAAAAATACATACCGATATACCCATGGATAAAATAAGGCCTGTTGAATATATACCCGACGAAGAGGAGATATTCAGTTCCAATCAAATACTATTATCCAAATGGATAAGCGAAGAATATTTGTGCTCTGTTGCCGACAGCCTTAAATTGGTTATACCGCCCCAAATGGTTTTAAAGGAGTCAAAAACCCTTATATTAAATGAAATTGATGAAGACACTATAAATACTTTAGGAGACAATGAGAAAAGAATAGTAAAGGCAATTATTCATAACGGTTATACAATAGATTTAAATTTCCTAAAAAAGAGCTTTAACTGGAAGACCGATACTGCAATAAAGTCCCTTTTGAAAAGCGGTATAATATCACTTGAAAGCAATATGCATGCCAATATAAAGGACAAAACCTATGAAACAATAATGATTTCAATATCCGAAGCGGAAGCAAAGCTGCTGCTTAATAGCCTGGAAAATAGCAATAAATTAAAGAGCCAGAGGAATATAATTAAAGTACTTTTAAATAAGGGGAGCATTGCAAAAAAAGAACTTACAGATAATTACGGGCTAAGCATAAGCAGCATAAATACCCTTGTGAAAAAAGGCATATTGAAAAAAGAAAAGATTAAAATAAATAGAGATCCTTATGAAGGGGTAAACTTTCCTCAAAGGGCAAAACCCAATCTTACATACGAACAAAACGCAGTTATAGGTAAAATACTGTCTCAATATAAAAACTATGAGTTCAGCGCCCATATGATTCAGGGAGTTACCGGCAGCGGAAAAACCGAAGTTTACATGAGGCTCATTGAGCATATAATAAAGAACGGAAGGCAGGCAATTATGCTGGTCCCTGAAATATCGTTAACTCCCCAGACCATTGAGAGGTTTAAAGGAAGGTTTGAGCGCGTTGCCGTAATGCACAGCAGATTATCAGCCGGGGAGCGATATGATGAATGGATGCGGATTAAAAATAATGAAGTGGATGTTGTTGTAGGTGCCAGGTCGGCTGTTTTTTCACCCTTGAAGAACTTAGGAATCATCATAATTGATGAAGAACACGAATACAGCTATAAATCCGATAAGACTCCCAAGTATCATGCAAGGGAAGTGGCATATAAAAGGTGTCAGATAGAAAATGCCATGCTCGTTCTGGGTTCCGCAACACCTTCCATTGAAACCTATTATGAGGCTTTACAGGGTAAATATTCACTGTGTAAAATGGATAATAGAGTGGATAACAGAAAAATGCCCCAAATTCATATCGCAGATATGAGAGAGGAAATAACATCGGGCAACAGAACTATTTTCAGCAAATTATTATATACAAGCATAGAAGAAGCCCTTGAAAAAAAGGAACAGATAATTTTATTTTTAAACAGGAGAGGCTTTTCAACCTTTGTTTCCTGCAGGAAGTGCGGTCATGTAATGAAATGCAAACGGTGTGACGTTTCATTGACATATCATATAGACAATGGCATGCTCAACTGCCATTACTGCGGATATACAGCTAAATCACCTGAGGTTTGTCCTTCCTGCGGCAGTAAATACATAAAGCATTTTGGACTGGGAACTCAGAAAATAGAGAGTGAAGTAAAAAAATATTTTCCAAGTGCAAGGGTGCTGAGGATGGATATGGACACAACGGCCAGGAAGGGAGCTCACGAAAAAATATATCAAGGCTTTAAAAATCAGCAAGCCGATATATTAATAGGTACCCAGATGGTATCCAAAGGCTTAGACTTTCCAGGGGTCACACTGGTTGGAATAATAGCTGCCGATATGACTTTGAACATTCCTGACTACAAATCCTGTGAGCGCACCTTTCAGCTTATAACTCAGGTTTCGGGACGGGCAGGAAGAGGGTTAAAAGAAGGCAAGGTGGTTGTTCAGACTTATAATCCTGAGCATTACAGCATACAGGCAGCCATAGGCAATGATTATAGTGAATTTTATAAAAAGGAAATAATAATAAGGGAGACCTTTTTATACCCGCCTTATTCAGAGCTAATAAATATAGTCGTTGCATCAAAAGATGAAAAGCAGGCAAAAGAGACAATGGGTGAAATTGCAGCCAAGCTCACGGATTTTTTAAGAGATAACCCCAAGATTAATATCTTAGGTCCGTCACCTGCACCCATATCAAAAGTTAATATGTTTTACAGGTGGCAGACTATTATTAAGGGGAAAATGGATAATAAACTTAAGTACAATATTAAATCAATTATAAATTCCTTAAATATAAAAAAAGGGGATGTAAGGGTTAACATCGATGTAAATCCCGTAAGCATTGCATAA